GGATAATACGGGCACAAGCGAAACTAGAACGATTGAGTATCTCGGTGAAAAATATACTGTTCCACAAAATGTAGAAAGAATTGTGATTACTGGCGCGATGGAAGCGATGGAAGATGCGGTAGTGCTTGACGTGCATCCTGTAGGGGCTAGCTCGATCGGCGGGAAGTTCCCGGAGATGTTTGCTTCGGTAACTAGCAAATCGGAATCCATAGGCGAAAAAATACAGCCGAATTTTGAAAAAATATTGCAATTGAAGCCAGACGTTATTTTAGGTTCAACCAAGTTTCAGGAAGAAGTGCTGGTAAAATTGAAAAAAATCGCTCCAACTATTTTAGTCTCGCACATTTCGACCAACTGGGATTCCAATCTTAAGCTAATGGCAGAACTGACTGGAAAGCAAGCAGAGGCAGAAGCGGTTCTGTCTAAATACAAAACAGATACGCAAGCAATCAAAGCATCGCTGAAAGACAAGCTTCAAGGTAAAAAAGTAGCCGCTCTTCGTATTCGCGGGGCACAAGTTTTCGTTTACCCGAAAGATGTATTCTTTAATCCTGTCTTGTACGATGAAATTGGTTTGGAGGTTCCGCAGCAGGTGAGCCTAGCGAAAACGCAAGAAGCAATCTCTGTCGAGCAGCTGGCGGAAATGAACCCGGATTATTTATTTATGCAATTTTCTACGAGTGAAAACCAAGATGCGCAAAATGCTTTCGAAGATCTGAAAAACAATTCCATTATCCAAAATATCAATGCCTTTAAAAACAATCATGTATATGTCAACGTGGTGGATCCGCTTATGGAAGGAGGACCTGCTTACAGCCGCATCAAGTTCCTAGAAAGTGTGCAAGAGCATCTGGATAAGTAATGGAATGGAGCAGAACGGAATGCGCTCGTTATTAAGGCGAAGAGTTGTTCAGATTGTCCTAATTCTCATTTTTTTAAGTGTGACCATCGTAGTATCTGTTTCTTATGGTTCGAAATCTATCAGTTATGCAACAGTGTGGAACGCCCTCGTTCATTTTGATTCCGAAAATATGGATCACTTAATCATTCAAACGTCGCGTTTCCCGCGTGTGATCGGAGCGCTATTGATTGGCGCATTCATGGCGGTTTCAGGGGCTTTAATGCAGGGGATGACAAGAAATTATCTTGCTTCTCCTTCGATTATGGGCGTGGCCGATGGCTCGGTATTTGTCATTACATTATGTATGATTTTCTTGCCGGCGGCTTCTTCTATGACCCTTATTATGTTCTCGTTACTCGGTTCAGCGCTGGGCGCTGCTCTGGTATTTTCAATAGCCAGAATGTTGCCCAGCGGGATGACGCCTTTAACTTTGGCTATATTAGGGACGATTATTGGGACTTTTCTGAGTGGAATTTCACAAGCGTTATCAACGTACTATCAAGTCTCGCAAAATATTAGCTTTTGGTATAACGCAAGATTGCACCAAATGGATCCAACGCTCATGAAATGGTCGATTCCATTTGCGATTGTTGGATTGTTGCTTGCTTTTGTTGTCACTCGCTCCATTACGGCGATTTCTCTTGGGGATGAAGTTGCTCAAGGGTTGGGAGTTAATCTTATCGTTATGAAAGCTTTGACGATGCTGAGCGTGGTGATTTTAACAGGAGTCTCGGTCGCCATGGCTGGGAATATAGCTTTTATCGGTTTGATCATCCCTCATATCACGAGAATTATTGTCGGGCAAAACTATAGTAAGATTATTCCTTTTACAGCCGTGTTCGGTGCGTTGTTTTTAGCCTGGTCCGATGTCATCAGTCGCTTTTTGAATCATCCCTTCGAGACGCCGATTGGTGTAGTCACTGCCTTGTTTGGTGTTCCTTACTTTCTTTATTTAGTTAAGACGAAAGGGGGAAGGGGCACTTGAGTAAGTTCGGCCAGCAAGCTCGATTTTTATTGGTATTAATATTGACTTTGGCACTTTCCATCGTAGTGATGTACGTTAACATAACGAATGGAACGTTTGATATTTCGGTGATGGATGTTCTTAGGACGATATTTCGTGTGCAGACTGTCAGAGATTATGACCTGGTTATTTTTGATTTTCGGTTACCGCGGATTGTGATTGGAGCATTAGTTGGATTTGCGTTAGGAATTGCTGGTGCTGTCCTTCAAGGGATTACAAGAAACGAACTGGCAGATCCGGGCATTCTTGGCATTCATTCAGCTGCCGGAATGGCGATTGTTCTGTACATGTTTTTTATCCAAGACATGGTGAAGGGCGCAAGCTGGTTATCCATTATGACGATGCCGATTTTTGGCTGGCTTGGCGGTATGGCTGCGGCATTACTGTTATTGCTTTTTGCTCGGCATCGAGGTGTGCTTGATCCGCAAAGATTAATTTTAGTGGGGATTGCCTTAAGCTCAGGATTCGGAGCGATGACGCTGTATATTTCATTAAAGATGGACCCCCAAGATTTTGAAATGGCAACGGTTTGGTTAGCTGGCAGCATTTATAATGCGACTTGGATTCAGATATTAGCGTTATTGCCATGGATCATCATTTTAATTCCGATCATTTGGTGGAGATCGCACACACTCAATTTATTGCATTTGGATGAGGCATCTGTCTCCGGATTAGGTTTAAATAAAAATCGGGAAAGAATGATATTTCTTCTATGCTGTGTCGGGTTAGTGAGCGCATGTGTATCTGTATCAGGGAGCATTGGCTTTGTTGGTTTAATTGCTCCTCATATCGCTAGAAAGTTAGTTGGTCTTCGGTATAAATATATCGTACCTGTCTGTGGGGCAATCGGTATGCTGATGGTATTAGTTGGAGATTTTATCGGAAAGACGATTTTTTCTCCAGCTGAACTGCCTGCAGGCATTGTGATCTCTATTGTCGGTGTACCTTATTTCGTTTATCTGCTATTTAAAAAAAAGAATTAAATAAGTGAGGCGATTGGACGATGTATAACGAGGAATTGTTTGATGTAACGATTATTGGCGGCGGTCCTGCCGGATTGTTTGCTGCATTTTATAGCGGCTTGCGTGAAATGAAAACAAAAATTATTGAATTTCAGCCCATTCTTGGCGGGAAGGTGCATGTCTATCCGGAAAAGATGATCTGGGACGTGGGAGGTCTGACGCCTGTTCCCGGCTCACAACTGATCGAACAAATGGTTGCTCAAGGACTAACGTTCCAGCCGGAGGTAGTACTTGGGGAAAAGGTCACGTCCATTTCCAAAGATGACGGAGGCCACTTCGTTATCCACACGCTCTCCAACCAGACGCATTGCTCCAAGACAGTGATTTTGGCTATTGGGGGGGGAATCCTGAAGCCGATTAAATTGGAAATCGAGGGCGCAGAACGATTCGAGGTCACAAATTTGCATTACACCGTAAAATCGCTTGCACGCTTTAAAGAAAAGACTGTTCTGATCTCAGGTGGAGGAAATGCTGCCATTGACTGGGCGAACGAGCTGGCGCCGATTGCCAAGCAGGTGTATTTGACATATCGGAAAGATACGCTAAAAGGGCATGAAGCCGAAATATCGCGCCTTGAGAACAGCTCCGTCGAGTGTTTGCTAAACACATCGGTCGAAAAGCTTATCGCCGCCGCAGATCATGAAAGGATCGAGACCGTCGTGCTGAAAAGGAATGAGGATGGTGAGTTGCTCGAGCTGGCAGTAGACGAGGTAATTATCAATTACGGTTATGAGCGGGATAAAGAATTGCTTGCGAACAGCGATGTTAAGATTGAGCTCCAAGATTACTGGATCGCAGGATCTCCGATGAGCGAAACATCGATGCCAGGCATTTATGCAGCAGGCGATATTTTACACCATGATGGAAAGCTGCATCTGATTGCGGGGGCGTTCCAGGACGCTGCGAATGCTGTGAACAAAGCGAATCAATACGTGACTCCGGATGCAAACGCGAATGGAATGGTTTCCTCGCACAATGACCTGTTCAGGAAAAAAAACCGCGAGCTGATGAAAAGTTTGTATACGAAATAAAAGTCTGGCTTTGTGGAGTGTATTTGTTCCAGATTGACCCGCATACTGGGCATGTGGAGTGCGTGGCACAGTTAGAAAGTGTAACCAATAAATACACCTCTGCTAGAACAAATAAAGACCTGCTAAAATATGAATAAAGACGTGATATAATAGGGGAAGAGATTCAAGGAGAAAGAGGCAAACTCTTCTGCCTTAATCCTTTCCCTATTTTCGTATCAAAACATTATTTATTAATAACAATAAATTAAGATATGAGGGTCAGAAATAACCTTACAGAAACGATGGGTGCTATGAAAATTGAAATTGAAAATAATATAATAGAATTTAATGTTCAATATGGAAATAGAAAGAAAATTTCAATTCATATAGATTCATTAGGTCTCATAACTGTTAAAGTTCCCAAAAATACAAGTAAAGAGATCATCATAAGCGCTATGGAACATCAAGGGAAATGGATACTTGAGAAATCACATAACATTGCAGCTGTTCGTGAAACCCCGAAGACAAAAGAGTACCATGATAAGGGCAAGTTCCTTTATCTTGGAAAAGAGTACTCTCTTCAAGAATTAATAGAGACAAATGAGTTAGAGGAAGAGGAACTCAAAAGAAATCTCAAGAAGTTCTATTTCTCTAGCTGTAAGAGGATTATAGGAGAACGAATAAAAAGTTATCAAATACAACTGAGAGTAAAACCCAAAACCATTGAGGTAGTAGAGTCTAGAACCAAGTGGGGAAGTTGTAGTTCGGATAAAAAGCTAACCTTTAATTATCGCCTAGCCATGGCCCCAATTGAGGTTATAGATTATGTGATCATCCATGAACTATGTCATCTGATTCATATAAATCATGATAGATCATTTTGGAGACGTGTAGGAAGTATTATGCCGGATTATAAACAAAAGGAAAAATTTTTAGCACGGTATGGGCATTCTATGACGCTTTAAAAATAAGGCTAAATTTGAGAATACTGCGAGAGGTTTCATTGTACGCAAGCCAGAGCCGATGCAGAATTGTAATAGCAAGTGGGGCTACTGTGATAAATAAATTCCAATCTCACAAGCCTTGAGTAACTTGGAGTGGTAAGATACCGTTCTTTTTTTGCAGATCTGTCCACGATATCTTGTCCTAAACTAGCTTCCTCAGCATAGATATATTGTAAAGAGGAGCGTGAACACAGTGGACAAGAAAGTAAAACGTTACTATCAACTGAAGCAAAAGCAGAAAGAGACAGAGCAAGAACTGACGGAATTGCGTAGTGAGATTTTGAACCATTGTGCAGAGCAGGACGTGACCGATCTTGAGGTTGGAAGTTATAAGGTGAAGATTATCCGCCAAGAGCGGAAGGAATATGATGATCATAAGCTTTATGAATCACTGCCTGACCCCGAAGTGTGGCGTATGCTCTCAAAGCCGGATTCCTCCAAGATCGCAAGCTTAATTAAATTAAATGTCATCTCGGAAGATAGAATTAGAGATACATTTTCGGTTAAGAACATCACACTGCTTCAAGTGGATAAAATATGATAGTTATTTGTTCGACATAGGCTAAAAGGAAATTAATTAATCTTTGAGAGAGACGAACTTCAGAAACATTGGGGTTCGTTTTTTTTGGTCTTCACTGCAGACTCTTTTTATGAGTGGTATAATGCGAAGTAGTTCGACAAACGATGTCTTTTGACAAAATTCAACCGAAGAAGTGATATAAGGTGAATAGAATAAGTCCGAGTATTAAACATAAAACAGTTTTTTTGCTAAATAAGTATTTTACAGGGGACTCGATTGATTACAAACAAATTATCGCTATCATTATTCCGATTTTTGTGGACCAAGCTTTTATTATTCTGATGAGTTTGCTGAATACTGCGATGATAAGCTCCTCAGGGGTTGCTGCCGTAAGTGCGGTGAGTATGGTAGATTCGCTGAATATTTTCTTGGTTAATGTGTTTGTCGCTGTGGCGACAGGTGGTACAGTCATTGTTGCGCAATATAAAGGTAGTGGGAATCAAGAGATGGTATCAAAGGCTGCTTCGCAAGCGATATCCGCCGTTGCGTTATTATCTGTACTGATCAGTACGTTCGTTATCATTTTTCATACGCCTACCTTAAACTTGTTATTTGGTAATGCTGATGCTGAGGTATTCCACAATGCCAAGATTTTTCTCATCGGCAGTTGTATCTCTTATCCATTCATTGCGATATTTCAAGCTGTGAGTGGCGTACTCCGAGGTGTTGCGGAGACAAAGGCATGCTTGGGTTTATCTTTAATTATGAATATAACGTACTTGTGTTTAAATATCGTGTTAATCACGGTTTTCGATATGGGTGTCATGGGGTTAGTGATCTCTATGATTCTAGCCAGAATATTGGGAATGGCTACTTCCTTAATCTATTTGTTGAAATATAATCATACGTTACGCTTCAAAATAAAAAATGCGCTGAGACTTGATTTTTCGATTCTAAAGAAAATTATGTTCATCGGGATTCCGTTTGCTGCTGAACAAATGTTCTTCAATGGGGGTAAGCTATTAACGCAGACGTTTATTGTACAATTGGGGACGATAGCGATGACGGTGAATGCGATTAGTGGCTCCATATCGCTGTTATTTCAAATTGGAGGGAATGCACTGAGCATTTCCATTGTAACGGTTGTTGGTCAGTGTATCGGGCGAAGGAACATTCAGGATGCAAGGAAGTTTATTAAATCTTTTATCGGACTTTCTACGGTGTTCTTCGTGATCGCAACGGTAATAATACTGCCATTCTTCCCGCTGATTGTGAAATTGTTCTCTCCGCCGGAAGAAATTATTCCCACGATATTCGCACTTATTTTATTAATAGCGATTGCACAACCTATTTTGTGGTCATTGAGCTTTATTATGCCATCGGCATTACGTGCAGCTGGGGATTCGAAATTTACGTCGATCTCTTCCTTGCTTACTATGTGGTTGTTCCGTGTGATACTAGGCTATATTTTGGGAATTACACTCCATTTTGGTATTATGGGTGTATGGGTAGCCATGGTCGCCGAATGGGGCGTTCGTGGATTGATCTTTGCATGGCGATTCAAAGGGGAGAAATGGTATGCCCACAAGCTGATTTAACAATAGAAGCTTTACAACGAATAGGTAGAATCCAATAATAATGGGAGAACTTGATCTCATCGACGAGTATCGACTCATGGTCTTTCCCGTTGTGTTGGGTAGCGGAAAACGTTTGTTCGGAGACGGGATAGGTAAGGTCTTGAGACTGGCTGATACAAAGATATTCAGTTCAGGCGTTGTTGTTCATACCTACCATCCTGCAAAAGATTAATTAACCTCATCGGTTGAAAGTGTAGAATGAAGTGCACCCCATAGAATAGACATTGGAGAACCCTCTGGGGTTCAACTGATGAAATTCATGGGGTGCATTTTTTGAAAAGTTCTTCTTTTCCAAATATCTGAATCCCGCAGTTGTGGCAAGATAACCGCCTTTGCTAACTGCCTGTTGAAATATAAGGTTGGATACGTTAACATCGTTGACAAAGTCTGCGAGAGCTATAAAATGAACTGTTCCTCTTTGGTACGGCAAGAACGGAACGGGCTTAAGGTATGATCCAAAATATAAAAACAAAGGCAAGTGAAGGGGGCATAAATCCATGACGAAAGTACTCGTAGTAGATGACGAAGTTAGCATTGCGAGCGCCATAGTTTATGCGCTTCGAAGAGAAGGTTATACGGTGGAAATGGTTGGAGATGGGCAAGAAGCACTTGACCGTGTGCAGACGTTCAAGCCCGATGTGATGGTACTTGATGTCATGATGCCGCGGCTAAGCGGATATGACGTCTGCCGCAAATTGGAAGACCAGCAACAACGACCGGCAATTCTTCTGTTGACCGTTAAGAACGATATTGTTGATAAATTGCTAGGGTTAGAGCTTGGTGCTGATGATTATATGACTAAACCTTTTGATATGCGGGAAATCATCGCCAGAGTGAAGGCATTATCACGTAGGCGCGTAAGTGATTCTTCGGGGCACCTTTCTCAGGATCAGGTGCTGATTAGACTTGCGGGACTCACCATAGAATTGTTTAGCCGCATGGTTCGTTTGGATGGGCAGCAGCTAGACTTAACGCCAAAGGAATTTGATCTGCTTGTGCTTTTGGCGCGTAAT
The nucleotide sequence above comes from Paenibacillus sp. IHBB 10380. Encoded proteins:
- a CDS encoding FecCD family ABC transporter permease, with product MSKFGQQARFLLVLILTLALSIVVMYVNITNGTFDISVMDVLRTIFRVQTVRDYDLVIFDFRLPRIVIGALVGFALGIAGAVLQGITRNELADPGILGIHSAAGMAIVLYMFFIQDMVKGASWLSIMTMPIFGWLGGMAAALLLLLFARHRGVLDPQRLILVGIALSSGFGAMTLYISLKMDPQDFEMATVWLAGSIYNATWIQILALLPWIIILIPIIWWRSHTLNLLHLDEASVSGLGLNKNRERMIFLLCCVGLVSACVSVSGSIGFVGLIAPHIARKLVGLRYKYIVPVCGAIGMLMVLVGDFIGKTIFSPAELPAGIVISIVGVPYFVYLLFKKKN
- a CDS encoding response regulator transcription factor, which translates into the protein MTKVLVVDDEVSIASAIVYALRREGYTVEMVGDGQEALDRVQTFKPDVMVLDVMMPRLSGYDVCRKLEDQQQRPAILLLTVKNDIVDKLLGLELGADDYMTKPFDMREIIARVKALSRRRVSDSSGHLSQDQVLIRLAGLTIELFSRMVRLDGQQLDLTPKEFDLLVLLARNPERVYSREALLEQVWDMGFAGGTRTVDIHVQRLRKKLGEMQGVIQTVYGIGYKSTETP
- a CDS encoding dihydrofolate reductase family protein, with product MGELDLIDEYRLMVFPVVLGSGKRLFGDGIGKVLRLADTKIFSSGVVVHTYHPAKD
- a CDS encoding NAD(P)/FAD-dependent oxidoreductase gives rise to the protein MYNEELFDVTIIGGGPAGLFAAFYSGLREMKTKIIEFQPILGGKVHVYPEKMIWDVGGLTPVPGSQLIEQMVAQGLTFQPEVVLGEKVTSISKDDGGHFVIHTLSNQTHCSKTVILAIGGGILKPIKLEIEGAERFEVTNLHYTVKSLARFKEKTVLISGGGNAAIDWANELAPIAKQVYLTYRKDTLKGHEAEISRLENSSVECLLNTSVEKLIAAADHERIETVVLKRNEDGELLELAVDEVIINYGYERDKELLANSDVKIELQDYWIAGSPMSETSMPGIYAAGDILHHDGKLHLIAGAFQDAANAVNKANQYVTPDANANGMVSSHNDLFRKKNRELMKSLYTK
- a CDS encoding MATE family efflux transporter; this translates as MNRISPSIKHKTVFLLNKYFTGDSIDYKQIIAIIIPIFVDQAFIILMSLLNTAMISSSGVAAVSAVSMVDSLNIFLVNVFVAVATGGTVIVAQYKGSGNQEMVSKAASQAISAVALLSVLISTFVIIFHTPTLNLLFGNADAEVFHNAKIFLIGSCISYPFIAIFQAVSGVLRGVAETKACLGLSLIMNITYLCLNIVLITVFDMGVMGLVISMILARILGMATSLIYLLKYNHTLRFKIKNALRLDFSILKKIMFIGIPFAAEQMFFNGGKLLTQTFIVQLGTIAMTVNAISGSISLLFQIGGNALSISIVTVVGQCIGRRNIQDARKFIKSFIGLSTVFFVIATVIILPFFPLIVKLFSPPEEIIPTIFALILLIAIAQPILWSLSFIMPSALRAAGDSKFTSISSLLTMWLFRVILGYILGITLHFGIMGVWVAMVAEWGVRGLIFAWRFKGEKWYAHKLI
- a CDS encoding ABC transporter substrate-binding protein, giving the protein MHKKFMLVGLVALLLLVLTACGGDKKSEQESLPPSNNEETAQPNEENKVDNTGTSETRTIEYLGEKYTVPQNVERIVITGAMEAMEDAVVLDVHPVGASSIGGKFPEMFASVTSKSESIGEKIQPNFEKILQLKPDVILGSTKFQEEVLVKLKKIAPTILVSHISTNWDSNLKLMAELTGKQAEAEAVLSKYKTDTQAIKASLKDKLQGKKVAALRIRGAQVFVYPKDVFFNPVLYDEIGLEVPQQVSLAKTQEAISVEQLAEMNPDYLFMQFSTSENQDAQNAFEDLKNNSIIQNINAFKNNHVYVNVVDPLMEGGPAYSRIKFLESVQEHLDK
- a CDS encoding FecCD family ABC transporter permease, whose amino-acid sequence is MEQNGMRSLLRRRVVQIVLILIFLSVTIVVSVSYGSKSISYATVWNALVHFDSENMDHLIIQTSRFPRVIGALLIGAFMAVSGALMQGMTRNYLASPSIMGVADGSVFVITLCMIFLPAASSMTLIMFSLLGSALGAALVFSIARMLPSGMTPLTLAILGTIIGTFLSGISQALSTYYQVSQNISFWYNARLHQMDPTLMKWSIPFAIVGLLLAFVVTRSITAISLGDEVAQGLGVNLIVMKALTMLSVVILTGVSVAMAGNIAFIGLIIPHITRIIVGQNYSKIIPFTAVFGALFLAWSDVISRFLNHPFETPIGVVTALFGVPYFLYLVKTKGGRGT
- a CDS encoding M48 family metallopeptidase, with amino-acid sequence MKIEIENNIIEFNVQYGNRKKISIHIDSLGLITVKVPKNTSKEIIISAMEHQGKWILEKSHNIAAVRETPKTKEYHDKGKFLYLGKEYSLQELIETNELEEEELKRNLKKFYFSSCKRIIGERIKSYQIQLRVKPKTIEVVESRTKWGSCSSDKKLTFNYRLAMAPIEVIDYVIIHELCHLIHINHDRSFWRRVGSIMPDYKQKEKFLARYGHSMTL